One Tessaracoccus lacteus DNA window includes the following coding sequences:
- a CDS encoding ABC transporter ATP-binding protein, with the protein MATVSYRDASRVYPGSDRPAVNKLNLEIEDGEFMVLVGPSGCGKSTSLRMLAGLEEVNSGSIFIGDRDVTDLPPKDRDIAMVFQNYALYPHMTVADNMGFALKMQNVPKAERQQRVQEAAHLLGLEDFLNRKPKALSGGQRQRVAMGRAIVRQPQVFLMDEPLSNLDAKLRVSTRTQIAALQQRLGVTTVYVTHDQVEAMTMGDRVAVMKDGVLQQVDTPLALYDAPVNLFVAGFIGSPAMNLMSGKRVEDGVQIGDFVVRIARETLAKADGEETLTVGIRPEQFQISTEGIGLDVAVVEELGADSYLYGHLAGLHDDEVVTAQQFVARVGARTAPEKGQVVRLSAPADQVHVFSNKTEERIS; encoded by the coding sequence ATGGCCACCGTTAGCTACCGCGACGCCTCGCGCGTCTACCCCGGCTCCGACCGCCCCGCGGTCAACAAGCTGAACCTCGAGATCGAGGACGGCGAGTTCATGGTGCTGGTCGGCCCCTCCGGCTGTGGCAAGTCCACCTCGCTGCGCATGCTGGCCGGCCTCGAAGAGGTCAACTCCGGCTCCATCTTCATCGGCGACCGCGACGTCACCGACCTGCCGCCCAAGGACCGCGACATCGCGATGGTCTTCCAGAACTACGCGCTGTACCCGCACATGACCGTCGCGGACAACATGGGCTTCGCCCTCAAGATGCAGAACGTGCCGAAGGCCGAGCGCCAGCAGCGCGTCCAGGAGGCCGCGCACCTGCTGGGCCTCGAGGACTTCCTCAACCGGAAGCCGAAGGCCCTCTCCGGCGGTCAGCGTCAGCGCGTCGCCATGGGCCGCGCCATCGTGCGTCAGCCCCAGGTCTTCCTCATGGACGAGCCGCTGTCGAACCTCGACGCCAAGCTGCGCGTCTCCACCCGTACCCAGATCGCGGCTCTGCAGCAGCGCCTGGGCGTCACCACCGTCTACGTGACGCACGACCAGGTCGAGGCCATGACGATGGGTGACCGCGTCGCGGTCATGAAGGACGGCGTCCTGCAGCAGGTCGACACCCCGCTGGCCCTGTACGACGCGCCGGTCAACCTGTTCGTCGCCGGCTTCATCGGCTCGCCCGCCATGAACCTCATGTCGGGCAAGCGCGTCGAGGACGGCGTGCAGATCGGCGACTTCGTCGTCCGCATCGCGCGTGAGACCCTGGCGAAGGCGGACGGCGAGGAGACCCTCACCGTCGGTATCCGTCCCGAGCAGTTCCAGATCTCCACCGAGGGCATCGGCCTGGACGTGGCGGTCGTCGAGGAGCTCGGCGCCGACTCGTACCTGTACGGCCACCTCGCCGGCCTGCACGACGACGAGGTTGTCACCGCCCAGCAGTTCGTCGCCCGCGTCGGCGCCCGCACCGCCCCGGAGAAGGGCCAGGTCGTCCGCCTGTCCGCCCCCGCCGACCAGGTGCACGTGTTCAGCAACAAGACCGAAGAGCGCATCTCCTGA
- a CDS encoding class I SAM-dependent methyltransferase: MTVEPSKWTRIIEADPGHSQRYIQRFKIMEANGADLYGEARTVDAMASRNSRILDAGCGPGRLGTYLHERGHRVVGIDVDPALIEAAEADHPGPTWVVGDLAEMDLPARGIEADFDVIVSAGNVMGFLAPSTRVDVLTNIARHLAPTGRAIIGFGAGRGYEFGDFLADAQQGGLDLQVALSTWDLRPFEQDSDFLVAIFGRA; this comes from the coding sequence ATGACTGTTGAACCCAGCAAGTGGACCCGCATCATCGAGGCGGACCCCGGGCACTCCCAGCGCTACATCCAGCGCTTCAAGATCATGGAGGCCAACGGCGCCGACCTGTACGGCGAGGCCCGCACCGTCGACGCGATGGCCTCCCGCAACTCCCGCATCCTCGACGCGGGCTGCGGCCCGGGCCGACTGGGCACCTATCTCCACGAGCGCGGGCACCGGGTCGTCGGCATCGACGTCGACCCCGCGCTCATCGAAGCGGCCGAGGCCGACCACCCCGGACCGACGTGGGTCGTCGGCGACCTGGCTGAGATGGATCTCCCGGCGCGCGGCATCGAGGCGGACTTCGACGTCATCGTCAGCGCCGGCAACGTCATGGGGTTCCTGGCCCCGTCGACCCGCGTCGACGTGCTGACGAACATCGCAAGGCACCTGGCCCCGACGGGCCGCGCGATCATCGGGTTCGGCGCCGGCCGCGGCTACGAGTTCGGCGATTTCCTTGCCGACGCACAGCAGGGTGGCCTCGACCTCCAGGTGGCCCTGTCGACGTGGGACCTGCGCCCGTTCGAGCAGGACTCGGACTTCCTGGTCGCGATCTTCGGCCGCGCCTGA
- a CDS encoding DedA family protein, with amino-acid sequence MQRVSEQQKPADGEPEDRVAETASDESTEPEWWESDGMPWKKKPGRADYACLAWFGVIAVFSFILLPLRAFIPQFPDIFAMVTGGRTSVALSGAVASVGQMGHWPVVLFVASLTSLKFDWIYWWAGKLWGRGMIEVWASNSKRAARNYARAERWAEKLGPLGFFIAYIPIPLPLMQVVFVLSGAAGMSLKRFLFYDYVASTIWLVFYFWLGWRFGAPVVDVLEIYARYAGYVAIALVVFIIVSTFVTQSKREKAKKAGQA; translated from the coding sequence ATGCAGCGCGTGAGTGAGCAGCAGAAGCCGGCCGACGGTGAGCCTGAGGACCGCGTCGCAGAGACCGCGTCCGACGAGTCGACGGAACCCGAATGGTGGGAGTCCGACGGCATGCCGTGGAAGAAGAAGCCCGGCAGGGCCGACTACGCGTGCCTCGCGTGGTTCGGCGTCATCGCCGTCTTCTCCTTCATCCTGCTGCCGCTGCGCGCGTTCATCCCCCAGTTCCCCGACATCTTCGCGATGGTGACCGGCGGCCGCACTTCGGTGGCGCTGAGCGGCGCCGTCGCGTCCGTCGGGCAGATGGGGCACTGGCCGGTCGTGCTGTTCGTCGCGTCGCTGACCAGCCTGAAGTTCGACTGGATCTACTGGTGGGCCGGCAAGCTGTGGGGTCGCGGCATGATCGAGGTCTGGGCCTCCAACTCGAAGCGTGCGGCCCGCAACTACGCCCGCGCCGAGCGCTGGGCCGAGAAGCTCGGCCCGCTGGGCTTCTTCATCGCCTACATCCCCATCCCGCTGCCGCTGATGCAGGTGGTCTTCGTGCTGTCCGGCGCCGCGGGCATGAGCCTGAAGCGGTTCCTGTTCTACGACTACGTGGCCTCGACGATCTGGCTCGTCTTCTACTTCTGGCTCGGCTGGCGGTTCGGCGCCCCCGTCGTCGACGTGCTCGAGATCTACGCCCGGTACGCCGGCTACGTGGCCATCGCGCTGGTGGTCTTCATCATCGTCAGCACCTTCGTGACGCAGTCGAAGAGGGAGAAGGCCAAGAAGGCCGGGCAGGCCTGA
- the manA gene encoding mannose-6-phosphate isomerase, class I: MRRLNGFVQRFAWGSEDAIPGILGVDQDGLPWAEYWLGTHPNGPATLDDGSPLSELLMETPECLGEATRTSFGGRLPFMVKLLSASSPLSLQAHPSREQAVVGYAKESLQGLHPSDPRRSYKDDWPKPEAIVALTPFEGLLGFRAPQETAGLFEALGVDEELTSVIGPLRDRRDAPALQEVFLDVLSMEDRRHLVDVVLAAAVNHLDSPGRLGMFARTAVELDEHFPGEPGILAALLLNRFSLQPGEAVALEAGVMHAYLRGTAIEVMANSDNVMRGGLTAKHIDVDGLLQVVDFEPRRPNVLLAEGADGVYVYPTSFPEFELWLVAPVDCRPLLVPRGDCGRIALVASGEFTLEGDDGAFPLRSGEAVFIPADEQVFAQGNGQLFITASGA, translated from the coding sequence GCCATCCCCGGAATCCTGGGGGTGGACCAGGACGGACTCCCCTGGGCTGAGTACTGGCTGGGCACGCATCCGAACGGGCCGGCCACGCTCGACGACGGAAGCCCGCTCTCCGAACTCCTGATGGAAACCCCCGAGTGCCTCGGCGAGGCGACGCGCACCTCCTTCGGGGGCAGGCTGCCCTTCATGGTCAAGCTGCTGTCGGCCTCGTCTCCGCTCAGCCTGCAGGCGCACCCCTCGAGGGAGCAGGCGGTCGTCGGCTACGCGAAGGAGTCTCTGCAGGGTCTGCACCCGAGCGACCCCCGCCGCTCGTACAAGGACGACTGGCCCAAGCCGGAGGCCATCGTCGCTCTGACGCCCTTCGAGGGCCTCCTCGGGTTCCGCGCCCCTCAGGAGACCGCCGGCCTGTTCGAGGCGCTGGGCGTCGACGAGGAGCTGACGTCGGTCATCGGCCCGCTCCGCGACCGCCGCGACGCCCCCGCGCTCCAGGAGGTCTTCCTCGACGTGCTGTCGATGGAGGACCGACGACACCTCGTCGACGTGGTGCTCGCCGCCGCCGTCAACCACCTCGACTCTCCCGGCCGGCTCGGCATGTTCGCCCGTACGGCCGTCGAGCTCGACGAGCACTTCCCCGGCGAGCCGGGGATCCTGGCTGCACTGCTGCTGAACCGCTTCTCCCTGCAACCCGGAGAGGCCGTTGCCCTCGAGGCGGGCGTGATGCACGCCTACCTCCGCGGCACCGCCATCGAGGTGATGGCTAACTCGGACAACGTGATGCGCGGCGGCCTGACGGCCAAGCACATCGACGTCGACGGGCTGCTGCAGGTAGTGGACTTCGAGCCCCGCCGCCCGAACGTCCTCCTGGCGGAGGGCGCCGACGGCGTCTACGTCTACCCGACGTCCTTCCCCGAGTTCGAACTGTGGCTCGTGGCCCCCGTCGACTGCCGCCCGCTGCTCGTCCCCCGCGGCGACTGCGGGCGCATCGCGCTGGTCGCCTCCGGCGAGTTCACCTTGGAGGGTGACGACGGCGCGTTCCCGCTGCGCTCGGGCGAGGCCGTGTTCATCCCCGCCGACGAACAGGTGTTCGCGCAGGGCAACGGGCAGCTGTTCATCACCGCTTCCGGCGCCTGA